The Betta splendens chromosome 4, fBetSpl5.4, whole genome shotgun sequence genome contains a region encoding:
- the LOC114853808 gene encoding dermatan-sulfate epimerase-like protein, producing the protein MAAKRVWLLLSCFALGAAFSGVFNATDRDTSTDDLMRVKLTQEQSRAGQQWKLHSADSHPNLYFNQADVLHLRQRSSTTHGHIFKVIRAAVLTMLSNAPFYMPPVKHEEFTSKWNEIYGNNLPPLALYCLLCPEDSAALQFLIKFMDRMAEYPDWKVTSAPNDEVPLAHSLTGFATAYDFIYSHLDEHRRDVYLKKIRSETEELYELSKYRGWGKQYLQNHQTTNILAILTGAIVVGAHDDPESMMWKQVAVNYMEKTMFLLNHIVDGSLDEGVAYGSYTAKSITQYVFLAQRHFTIDNMQNNWLRGHFWFYYATLLPGFQRTVGIADSNYNWFYGPESQLVFLDTFVMRNGTGNWLAQQIRKHRPKDGPMGQSSAQRWATLHTEYIWYSAQLAPQPPHDFGTARMHVFSNWGVVTYGAGLPNSQGNTFVSFKSGRLGGRAVYDIVHDKPYSWVDGWNSFNPGHEHPDQNSFTFAPNGQVFVSEALYGPKYSYLNNVLVFSPSPSSQCNSPWEGQLGECAKWLRWTDEGVGDARGEVIAASSHTDTMFVSGEAASAYSAAMRLKSVFRALVLLNSQTLLVLDHVEKWADSPVRSLSAFFHNLDIDFKYVPFRFMDRYNGAMMDVWDAHYKMFWFDSQGHSPDTRIQEAEQAAEFKKRWTQYVNVTFPMTGTVSRVAYVLHGPHVKVSNCRFVDSSKNGVRLSLIINNTEKIVSVVTNYKDIGARSAYLGFGGHCKVEDKYQITRYGLGAQLIPKQISADNQLFDFGVTVNVIAGVVLCVAIGFMTLQRKFYVCFSRLMRYALLSVLLLWIAELLFVSNSCDQLLCGVKWKGAGAQSEANKQIKLYEQHRLPLPTVVITALPGSGSEILKHLFYNSSDFLYIRVPTEHVDIPETEFEFDSLVDACEWSKLDAVQGRFKIIQGWLYSLVHSTKLHLQNIQLSEGGRVRPLQRAGGSRDRSKRSRRKEPASELKGKLRASLDRDAEYVREMRRHVLEYPNARVVLHMRSGSWALKLPFVQEVMGPSLRTIYLVRDPRAWIYLMLYNSKPSLYSLKNIPQHLSLIFKEDAVRDSCPAVAPEFKIIQRLLSRSERNPVLILAHLWLAHTTAALRVSDGLPEDSCLRVRFEDVVNFPQETAESIHAFVGVPMAPAALNQLLFTTSTNLYNLMYEGNISPRNLHTWRENMPRKDVRLIDDICGGVMKRLGYARSAS; encoded by the coding sequence ATGGCAGCGAAGCGGGTTTGGCTGCTGCTCTCGTGCTTCGCACTGGGGGCTGCCTTCTCTGGGGTCTTCAAcgccacagacagagacacttCCACAGATGACCTGATGCGGGTCAAGCTCACgcaagagcagagcagagcgggcCAGCAGTGGAAGCTCCATTCCGCCGATTCCCACCCCAACCTGTACTTTAACCAAGCGGATGTGTTGCACTTGAGGCAAAGGTCCTCCACGACCCACGGCCACATATTTAAAGTCATCCGGGCCGCCGTGCTCACCATGCTGTCTAATGCTCCCTTTTATATGCCCCCTGTGAAACATGAGGAGTTTACAAGCAAGTGGAATGAGATTTATGGGAACAACCTGCCTCCCCTGGCTCTCTACTGCCTGCTGTGCCCGGAGgactcagctgctctgcagttTCTGATCAAGTTTATGGACAGGATGGCCGAATACCCGGACTGGAAGGTGACCAGCGCCCCCAACGACGAGGTCCCTCTGGCTCACTCTCTCACTGGGTTTGCCACTGCTTACGACTTCATCTACTCTCACCTGGATGAGCACCGGCGGGATGTTTACCTCAAGAAAATCCGCTCTGAGACAGAAGAGCTGTATGAACTTTCCAAGTACCGAGGGTGGGGGAAGCAGTATCTCCAGAATCACCAAACCACCAACATATTAGCCATCCTGACCGGAGCGATAGTGGTGGGGGCGCACGACGACCCGGAGTCCATGATGTGGAAACAAGTGGCAGTGAACTACATGGAGAAAACCATGTTTCTCCTAAATCACATCGTCGACGGGTCTCTGGACGAGGGAGTGGCCTACGGCAGCTACACGGCCAAGTCTATCACACAGTACGTCTTCTTAGCCCAGCGCCACTTCACCATCGACAACATGCAGAACAACTGGCTGCGGGGACACTTCTGGTTCTACTACGCCACTCTGCTGCCCGGCTTCCAGAGGACAGTCGGCATCGCCGACTCCAACTACAACTGGTTCTATGGGCCGGAGAGCCAGCTCGTTTTCCTCGACACGTTCGTGATGAGAAATGGAACAGGCAACTGGCTCGCTCAACAGATTAGAAAGCACCGACCCAAGGACGGCCCCATGGGGCAGTCGTCTGCCCAGCGCTGGGCTACACTTCACACGGAGTACATCTGGTACAGCGCTCAGCTCGCCCCACAGCCGCCGCACGACTTCGGCACGGCCCGGATGCATGTTTTCTCCAACTGGGGCGTGGTTACGTACGGAGCCGGGCTGCCCAACAGCCAGGGCAACACTTTTGTCTCCTTCAAGTCCGGCAGGCTGGGCGGCCGGGCCGTGTACGACATCGTCCACGACAAGCCTTACTCCTGGGTCGATGGCTGGAACAGTTTTAACCCGGGCCACGAGCACCCAGATCAGAACTCGTTCACGTTCGCCCCTAATGGGCAAGTTTTTGTGTCCGAAGCACTTTACGGCCCAAAGTACAGCTATCTtaacaatgttttggtgttcAGCCCGTCTCCTAGCAGTCAGTGTAACAGTCCATGGGAGGGTCAGCTGGGCGAGTGTGCTAAGTGGCTGCGCTGGACTGATGAAGGGGTGGGCGACGCTAGAGGGGAGGTGATTGCCGCCTCCTCGCACACAGACACCATGTTTGTGAGCGGGGAGGCTGCGTCCGCGTACTCAGCCGCCATGAGGCTAAAGAGCGTGTTCCGAGCCCTGGTTCTGCTCAACTCGCAGACGCTGCTGGTGCTCGACCACGTGGAGAAGTGGGCCGATTCGCCCGTGAGGTCCCTTAGTGCGTTCTTCCACAACCTCGACATCGATTTTAAATACGTCCCTTTCAGATTCATGGACCGATACAACGGTGCCATGATGGACGTGTGGGATGCTCACTATAAAATGTTCTGGTTCGACAGCCAGGGCCACAGCCCCGACACCAGGATACAAGAGGCAGAGCAGGCGGCGGAGTTTAAAAAGAGGTGGACTCAGTATGTTAACGTCACCTTCCCAATGACAGGCACTGTCAGCAGAGTAGCGTACGTGTTACATGGACCACATGTCAAAGTGTCTAACTGTAGGTTTGTTGACAGTAGTAAAAATGGAGTCAGACTTTCTTTGATCATAAATAACACAGAGAAGATTGTGTCTGTTGTGACTAACTATAAAGACATAGGAGCCAGGTCAGCTTATTTAGGATTTGGGGGCCACTGTAAGGTTGAGGATAAATATCAGATCACACGATATGGCCTCGGGGCTCAGCTCATCCCCAAACAGATCAGCGCTGATAATCAGCTGTTTGACTTTGGAGTCACAGTCAATGTGATCGCAGGGGTGGTTCTGTGCGTGGCCATCGGATTCATGACCCTGCAGAGGAAGTTCTACGTGTGCTTCAGCAGGCTGATGCGCTACGCTCTCCTCTCCGTGCTCCTGCTCTGGATCGCCGAGCTGCTGTTCGTGTCCAACAGCTGCGATCAGCTCCTCTGCGGGGTAAAGTGGAAGGGCGCCGGTGCCCAAAGCGAAGCCAACAAACAGATCAAACTGTACGAGCAGCACCGGCTTCCCCTCCCCACCGTAGTCATAACAGCCCTGCCCGGGTCGGGCTCGGAGATACTCAAGCACCTGTTCTACAACAGCTCGGACTTTCTGTACATACGCGTGCCCACCGAACACGTGGACATCCCCGAGACGGAGTTCGAGTTTGACTCGCTGGTCGACGCCTGCGAGTGGTCAAAGCTCGACGCCGTGCAGGGCCGCTTTAAGATAATTCAGGGCTGGCTGTACTCCCTGGTGCACAGCACCAAGTTGCATTTGCAGAACATTCAGCTCAGCGAGGGCGGTAGGGTCAGGCCACTCCAGAGGGCCGGCGGCTCCAGAGACAGGAGTAAAAGGTCGCGGAGGAAGGAGCCGGCCTCTGAGCTGAAGGGTAAACTGAGGGCCAGCCTGGACAGGGATGCGGAGTACGTCAGGGAGATGAGACGCCACGTGCTGGAGTATCCCAACGCCCGCGTGGTGCTCCACATGCGCAGCGGTAGCTGGGCGCTGAAGCTGCCCTTCGTTCAGGAGGTGATGGGACCCTCCCTGAGGACAATCTATTTGGTGAGAGACCCCCGGGCGTGGATTTATCTTATGCTTTACAACAGCAAGCCCAGCCTTTACTCCCTTAAAAACATCCCACAGCACCTGTCTTTGATATTCAAGGAGGACGCTGTCAGGGACAGCTGCCCGGCTGTGGCGCCGGAGTTTAAAATAATCCAGAGACTGCTCTCCCGTTCGGAGAGGAACCCCGTCCTGATACTGGCCCATCTGTGGCTGGCTCACACCACGGCGGCGCTGAGGGTCAGCGACGGCCTCCCCGAGGACTCCTGCCTCCGCGTGAGGTTCGAGGACGTGGTGAACTTCCCGCAGGAAACCGCGGAGAGCATACACGCCTTCGTGGGGGTGCCGATGGCGCCGGCAGCGCTCAACCAGCTCTTATTCACCACCTCAACGAACCTGTACAATCTCATGTATGAAGGGAACATTTCGCCAAGGAACCTGCACACGTGGAGAGAGAATATGCCGCGGAAGGACGTGAGGCTCATAGACGATATATGCGGGGGTGTGATGAAGCGACTGGGCTACGCCAGGTCTGCCAgttag